The Egibacteraceae bacterium genomic interval CCGCCCGTGGCCCTGCCGGAGCATCTGGCGCCACTGCTGTCCCGGGACCTGCTGCCCTCTGCGACGGCCCTGGGCCGGACGGGCACGCCACTGGCCGAGGGGCTGGCCCGCATGCGCCGCGACGTGTCCTAGCTCCCGGCGTCCTCGGCGGTGGGCTCCCCTGCGCCGCGCAGCAGGAGGTAGAGGCTCATCAGGATCAGGAACCCCGCGAACAGCCGCTGCAGGAGCAGGCCGTCGAGGCCGAGGGCCAGGACCGCGCCGCCGATCCCCCCCGCCACGCCCCCCGCGCCAACCGTCATCCCGGTCCGCCAGTGCGTGTACCCCCGGCGGGTGTGGCGGGCCGCACCCAGCAGGGCGGTGGGCACGATGACGGCCAAGGACGTGCCCTCGGCGGCGTGCTGGGAGAACTCGAAGCCGAGCACCAGGGCGGGGACGAGCACGATGCCGCCACCGACGCCGAGCAGCGCCGACAGGATGCCGGTCACCAGGCCGACGCCGAGGAGCAGCAGGACGTGGACCGCCTCCAGGTCGGGGACGTGGGCGTCCCGGTCGAGCTCGATGCCCACGAGCATCCTGACGGCCACCACGGCCAGGAAGGCGACGAAGGCCAGGCGCAGGCCGTTCGCGGGGATCCGGTGCATGAACCCGGCGCCGAGCGAGACGCCTGCCAGCGACCCGGCCACCAGGGCGAGCGCGGCCAGCGGGTCGACGGCGCCATCCGCCGCGAAGGGGATGACCGCGGCTGCGGCGGTCAGCACGATCGCCGCCAACGACGTGGCATGGGCGGCGTGCTGGCTGAGCTGCAGCCACAGCAGTCCCGGGACGGCGAGCGCCCCGCCACCGATGCCGAACAGGCCGGACAGCACCCCGACGGCGAGCCCGAGCGGGAGCTCGCGCAGTGGGCGCGACGGGACGTCGCTCAGGACCACCCTCCCGACTGCCGGGACGGCTCGGCGAGGCACGGGCGGCGGCGGCGTGACATCTCCATGGCGGTCGCTGCGCGACCGCCACACCCGGCACAGCAGGGAATAGCCCTCGCAAGCTCCGGCGATTCACGTCTCAGCAGTCCATGGCGGTCGCTGCGCGACCGCCACACCCGGCACAGCAGAGAATCGTCCTCGCAGGCTCGGAGCGATTCACGGGTCAGGGTCATGACGTGCGCAGCGTAGCGGGCCGGCTCGCCAGCGGGTGTGGCGGCGAACGTAGACTCGTGCGGGCGCGCAAATGGGCGATCCGCGCGCGGTCGGACTCCGAGGAGCGTGTCGTGGGCCAGTTCGTCAGCGTCGAGACCGACGAGGAGGGGGTGGCCACGCTGCGCCTGGACCGGCCGCCGGTCAACGCGCTGAATCCCCAGGTGTGGGCGGAGCTGGGGGATGCCGCACGCACCGTCGCCGCCGACGAGCGGGTGGCTGCCGTGGTGCTGTGGGGCGGCGCCAAGGTGTTCGCTGCCGGGGCGGACGTGGCGGCGCTGCGGGACCTCACCGAGCGGGCCGCCCGGGTCGCGGGGGCCGAGCTGCAGGCCGCCCTGAGCGCGCTGGCGCGCCTGCCGCAGGTGACGATCGCCGCGGTCAACGGCTACGCCCTCGGCGGTGGCTGTGAGCTGGCGATGACCGCCGACTTCCGGTTCGCTGCCGACAACGCCCAGCTCGGCCAGCCGGAGATCCAGCTGGGCCTCATCCCCGGTGCGGGTGGTACCCAGCGCCTCGCCAGGCTGGTCGGGGTGCAGCGCGCGAAGGAGATGGTGTACGGGGGCACCTTCTACGGTGCCGAGGCGTGCCGGACGATGGGGCTGGTCGACCGGGTCGTGCCCGCCGACGAGGTCTACGGGACCGCCGTGGACGCTGCTCGCCGGTACGCTGCGGGGCCGTACGCGCTGCGACTGGCCAAGCGGGCGATCGACGAGGGCGCCGACCTGCCGCTGGACGCCGGGCTCCGGCTGGAGGCCGCGCTCTTCGCGTCCTGCTTCGCCACCGAGGACGCGCGTGCCGGCATGCGATCCTTCCTGGAGCACGGTCCCGGTCAGGCGCGGTTCACCGGCGCGTGAGTCCGCGGCGCACACCACGACCACCAGCGGTAGGACACAGCTCATGGACGCCAAGCAGGCCAACACCGTCTACCACGACTGGGAGGCGCCGACCTACGACGAGAAGTGGTCGATCTCGTTCGACACGCGCTGCATCGACTACGCGGCCGGACGCTTCCGCAAGGTGGTGCCCGAGGTGCGCACCTACGACCGTGCTCTGGAGATCGGGGCGGGCACGGGGTTCTTCCTCCTGAACCTCGCCCAGGCGGGTGTGGCCCGGGAGCTGCACGTCACCGACATCTCCCCGGGCATGGTCGCGGTCTGCGAGCGCAACGGCGCGCAGCTCGGGCTCGCGGTGCACGGCAGGGTGGCCGACGCCGAGTCCCTGCCCTACGACGCTGCCGCCTTCGACCTGGTGGTCGGCCATGCCGTCGTCCACCACCTGCCCGACCTGGAAGCGGCCTTCGCCGAGCTGCGCCGGGTGCTCGTGCCCGGGGGCCGGCTCGTCATCGCCGGTGAGCCGACCCGTGCGGGCGACGCGATCGCCAACCAGTTCAAGCGCGCCGCGCGCGTGGGTGTGAAGCTGGCCGCGGTGGTGGCGGGCAGCCACCGCGTCCTGGCTCCGCGGAACGGCCGATCCAGCGAGGACGACGCTGAGGCAGCCGCGCTGGAAGACGTGGTGGACCAGCACATCTTCACCCCCGGCGAGCTCGAGGAGCACGCCCGCGCGGCCGGCTTCTGCGACGTGCGCACGGTGACCGAGGAGCTGACCGCCAGCTGGTTCGGGTGGACCACCCGCACGGTGGAGGCGATGGTCGGCGTCGACCGCCTGCCCGCCGGCTACCCATGGTTCGCCTACCGGGTCTGGCAGTGGCTCTTCGCGCTCGATGACGCGGTGGCCTCCCGCGTGGTCCCCAAGGGCATCTTCTACAACTGTCTGCTCACGGCGACGACGCCGGCGTCATGACCGAGGACCTGTCCCCCCGTGAGGCGCGTGACCTCGCGCGCGAGCTCGGGGAGCGCCACCGCGAGGCGGCCGTGGCGGCCGCGGTGGGTCGGGAGGGGGTGGCCCGCGCGGAGGCGGTGGCCACGGCGTCGGGCGGCGTCGCAGACTCCCCGCGGCCGTCCCATCCCCGCGGGCGGG includes:
- a CDS encoding sulfite exporter TauE/SafE family protein, with product MVLSDVPSRPLRELPLGLAVGVLSGLFGIGGGALAVPGLLWLQLSQHAAHATSLAAIVLTAAAAVIPFAADGAVDPLAALALVAGSLAGVSLGAGFMHRIPANGLRLAFVAFLAVVAVRMLVGIELDRDAHVPDLEAVHVLLLLGVGLVTGILSALLGVGGGIVLVPALVLGFEFSQHAAEGTSLAVIVPTALLGAARHTRRGYTHWRTGMTVGAGGVAGGIGGAVLALGLDGLLLQRLFAGFLILMSLYLLLRGAGEPTAEDAGS
- a CDS encoding enoyl-CoA hydratase/isomerase family protein encodes the protein MGQFVSVETDEEGVATLRLDRPPVNALNPQVWAELGDAARTVAADERVAAVVLWGGAKVFAAGADVAALRDLTERAARVAGAELQAALSALARLPQVTIAAVNGYALGGGCELAMTADFRFAADNAQLGQPEIQLGLIPGAGGTQRLARLVGVQRAKEMVYGGTFYGAEACRTMGLVDRVVPADEVYGTAVDAARRYAAGPYALRLAKRAIDEGADLPLDAGLRLEAALFASCFATEDARAGMRSFLEHGPGQARFTGA
- a CDS encoding methyltransferase domain-containing protein — protein: MDAKQANTVYHDWEAPTYDEKWSISFDTRCIDYAAGRFRKVVPEVRTYDRALEIGAGTGFFLLNLAQAGVARELHVTDISPGMVAVCERNGAQLGLAVHGRVADAESLPYDAAAFDLVVGHAVVHHLPDLEAAFAELRRVLVPGGRLVIAGEPTRAGDAIANQFKRAARVGVKLAAVVAGSHRVLAPRNGRSSEDDAEAAALEDVVDQHIFTPGELEEHARAAGFCDVRTVTEELTASWFGWTTRTVEAMVGVDRLPAGYPWFAYRVWQWLFALDDAVASRVVPKGIFYNCLLTATTPAS